The following nucleotide sequence is from Roseivirga sp. BDSF3-8.
ACCCAATGGCCAGGGTGGCCAGGCTTATGATAAGTACTATTGATATATCGTTCATCTTACCGGTAATTATGTATGGGCGGCACTAACAGGTGTGTTGCCATACCGGGCTCTGGCAGAAGGGCGAACGAGAGGGGATGTAGTGGAGGGTTATTAAAAAATCATGGTAAAGCCTTAGAGGCCAACCCATTCAGTTGATTAAGTTTTCTGAGTAAGAAATCCACATCGCCAGTCTGGCCGCTTTCACATTCAAGCTTTTCTACTAAGCAATCAAATGCTACCATGGCCAAAAGGTCTTGTTTATCGTCTA
It contains:
- a CDS encoding cell division protein ZapA gives rise to the protein MSDLSIKIKICDREYPMRVSAEKEEKVRQAGKALHEKIKHYRERFGIDDKQDLLAMVAFDCLVEKLECESGQTGDVDFLLRKLNQLNGLASKALP